A genomic region of Jaculus jaculus isolate mJacJac1 chromosome 10, mJacJac1.mat.Y.cur, whole genome shotgun sequence contains the following coding sequences:
- the Slc37a3 gene encoding sugar phosphate exchanger 3, with product MAWPRAFQRGALLTRFSHHHVLVFLLTFFSYSLLHASRKTFSNVKVSISKQWTPNAHNTTAELPEEIWSSNHLFPNTEEATLFLGTLDTVFLFSYAVGLFVSGIIGDRLNLRWVLSFGMCSSALVVFAFGTLTEWLHFYNTWLYCSLWIVNGLLQSTGWPCVVAVMGNWFGKAGRGVVFGLWSACASVGNILGAFLASSVLQYGYEYAFLVTASVQFAGGIVIFFGLLVSPEEIGLPGIEAEENLEDSHRPLINGAENEDEYDPNYSIQENSAAPPVKAISFCQACCLPGVIPYSLAYACLKLVNYSFFFWLPFYLSNNFGWKEAEADQLSIWYDVGGIIGGTLQGFISDVLQRRAPVLALSLLLAIGSLVGYSRSPNNKSINALLMTVTGFFIGGPSNMISSAISADLGRQELIQGSSEALATVTGIVDGTGSIGAAVGQYLVSLIQDNLGWMWVFYFFILMTSCTILFISPLIVREIVSLMHSRRAHILSE from the exons ATGGCGTGGCCACGTGCTTTTCAGAGAGGGGCTCTGCTCACCCGGTTCAGCCATCACCATGTCCTCGTGTTCTTGCTCACCTTTTTCAG TTACTCGTTGCTTCATGCTTCCAGAAAAACATTCAGCAATGTCAAAGTCAGTATCTCTAAGCAGTGGACCCCAAATGCTCATAACACAACAGCGGAACTCCCTGAAGAG ATTTGGAGCAGCAACCACTTGTTTCCCAATACTGAGGAAGCCACTCTTTTCCTTGGAACCCTGGATactgttttcctcttttcctATGCTGTG GGCCTCTTCGTCAGTGGCATCATTGGGGATCGGCTGAATTTACGATGGGTTCTATCTTTTGGCATGTGCTCTTCTGCATTAGTG GTGTTTGCCTTTGGCACGCTCACAGAATGGCTACACTTCTACAACACCTGGCTCTACTGCAGCCTGTGGATCGTCAACGGCCTCCTGCAGTCCACCGGCTGGCCCTGTGTGGTGGCCGTGATGGGCAACTGGTTTGGGAAAGCTGG GCGAGGGGTTGTCTTTGGTCTCTGGAGTGCGTGTGCTTCAGTGGGCAATATTTTGGGCGCTTTCCTAGCTTCATCTGTTCTGCAATACGGTTACGAG taTGCCTTTCTGGTGACCGCATCGGTGCAGTTTGCTGGCGGGATCGTCATCTTCTTTGGGCTGCTAGTATCACCAGAGGAAATCG GTCTCCCAGGTATTGAGGCGGAAGAAAACTTAGAAGATTCACACCGGCCGCTCATTAATGGTgctgaaaacgaagatgaatatGACCCTAACTATTCAATCCAGGAGAACAGTGCTGCTCCCCCAGTGAAGGCAATCAGCTTCTGCCAGGCCTGCTGCCTTCCTGGCGTCATACCG TACTCGCTCGCCTACGCCTGCCTGAAGCTGGTGAACTACTCCTTCTTCTTCTGGTTGCCCTTTTACCTGAGTAACAATTTCGGCTGGAAGGAGGCTGAAGCCGACCAGCTGTCTATTTGGTACGATGTCGGAGGAATCATAG GTGGGACTCTACAAGGCTTCATCTCTGATGTACTACAGAGGAGGGCGCCCGTGCTGGCCCTCAGCCTGCTCCTGGCAATCGGGTCCCTTGTCGGGTACAGTC GCTCTCCAAACAACAAGTCCATCAATGCGCTTCTGATGACCGTTACAG GGTTTTTCATTGGTGGACCCTCTAATATGATTAGTTCGGCAATTTCGGCAGACCTGGGTCGGCAAGAGCTGATCCAGGGGAGCAGTGAGGCGCTGGCAACCGTCACAGGAATTGTGGATGGAACTGGGAGCATTGGTGCTGCTGTGGGCCag TATTTGGTGTCTTTGATCCAAGACAACTTAGGATGGATGTGGGTTTTCTACTTTTTCATTCTCATG ACAAGTTGTACAATTCTGTTTATCTCACCGTTAATAGTGAGGGAAATAGTCTCTCTCATGCACAGCAGACGAGCTCACATATTGAGTGAATAA